The following proteins are co-located in the Polystyrenella longa genome:
- the mnmE gene encoding tRNA uridine-5-carboxymethylaminomethyl(34) synthesis GTPase MnmE, whose protein sequence is MNLDLDETIAALSSPPGPGGRGVLRLSGPEVKRVLVETLELDQARLDQLTSATRLTSSLNLNTGLPLPCSVYYWPTVRSYTGQPAAELQLPGSPPLLEAALVKLFQNGARPARPGEFTLRSFLAGRLDLVQAEAVLGVIDADDQVELKAALEQLAGGISSRLNQLREDMIDLVSDMEAGLDFVDEDIEFISREDVIQRLQSAHEYVSQVLDQSSSRMTSHSRPRVILAGLPNAGKSTLLNALAGNEAALVSEIEGTTRDYISQTIQTNNMSFDLIDTAGWETPRQDLMDHAHQRRDELLKEADLVLWCTDLSQQKTRSDEVLNTYRSTFRKLLIIQTKRDLAADHQSQTSFTETETGSLPVTVHEPGDMKLLKKEVSRLLSEQGKHDHQFLGSTAARTENSLQKVKSALTQAIEAAEANWGDDMIAIDLHQAIDHLGEIVGAVYTDDLLDRIFSKFCIGK, encoded by the coding sequence GTGAACCTCGATCTGGACGAAACCATTGCGGCACTCAGCTCTCCCCCCGGACCTGGTGGGAGAGGTGTGCTGCGATTGAGTGGCCCCGAGGTCAAACGAGTTCTCGTTGAGACGCTGGAGCTGGACCAGGCACGGCTTGATCAACTCACTTCCGCAACGCGGCTGACGAGCTCATTAAACCTGAATACCGGTTTGCCGCTCCCCTGCTCTGTTTATTATTGGCCGACCGTTCGCAGCTACACGGGACAGCCGGCTGCCGAATTGCAATTGCCCGGTTCCCCTCCTTTACTGGAGGCGGCACTTGTAAAACTTTTCCAAAACGGAGCACGCCCCGCGCGCCCTGGCGAATTTACCCTCCGTTCCTTTCTGGCTGGAAGGTTAGACCTCGTACAGGCAGAAGCAGTCCTTGGAGTAATCGACGCTGATGATCAAGTTGAACTGAAAGCCGCGCTTGAGCAGTTAGCTGGTGGTATTTCCAGTCGTCTCAACCAATTGCGTGAAGACATGATCGATCTGGTCTCTGACATGGAAGCGGGGCTCGATTTTGTCGATGAAGACATCGAATTCATCTCGCGAGAAGACGTAATACAGCGTCTGCAATCGGCACACGAATATGTCTCTCAAGTGCTCGATCAGTCAAGCAGTCGAATGACTTCTCATTCGCGACCACGAGTCATCCTGGCCGGACTACCGAATGCGGGAAAAAGTACGCTGCTCAATGCACTGGCGGGAAATGAAGCTGCTCTTGTTTCGGAAATCGAAGGGACGACGCGCGACTACATCAGCCAGACAATCCAAACCAACAATATGAGTTTTGATCTGATTGATACCGCCGGTTGGGAAACACCGCGGCAAGACTTAATGGACCATGCGCATCAACGCAGAGATGAATTGCTCAAAGAAGCAGATCTTGTTCTCTGGTGTACTGATCTCAGTCAGCAAAAAACACGGTCTGATGAGGTACTTAACACATATCGATCTACATTTCGTAAACTTCTGATTATTCAAACAAAACGAGACCTTGCTGCCGATCATCAGTCTCAGACGTCCTTTACGGAAACGGAAACTGGCTCCCTGCCCGTTACTGTTCATGAACCTGGAGACATGAAACTGTTGAAAAAAGAAGTCAGCCGACTACTATCAGAGCAGGGTAAACATGATCATCAATTCCTCGGTTCGACGGCTGCCCGTACAGAGAACAGCCTGCAAAAAGTAAAATCCGCACTGACCCAGGCGATCGAGGCGGCAGAAGCGAATTGGGGCGATGATATGATAGCGATCGATTTACATCAGGCGATTGATCATCTCGGTGAGATCGTTGGAGCCGTTTACACCGATGACCTGTTGGATCGAATCTTCAGTAAGTTCTGTATTGGTAAATAA
- a CDS encoding YidC/Oxa1 family insertase periplasmic-domain containing protein — MDDRNLVRFIIASAIVTFFWFIVGPKLGLVPQPKPPKKAPQQINAPVADEAQVDADKAVVDGAASKEAAGDASTANDKATGESEDGTLAEADSVSAAEPEDAPEKKELEKYPNRKVVLGTLETETPYYMQVELNTQGATVEGAWLNDPRYMNLEDTSEPLRLLGANPDVARRSFEVSIKEVDDLLAGYNTSLTKVDWKVTKEVKDDKLDILKEVVFQYPVPDGSLVLEKRYWLEAVTTQDGIEPYSHETRDSRPEGYLLRYELKIHNQQQQAKTVQYRMLGPVGVPLENKIATYKWRDIKFQSEVEENDFEGTTISATEIIDKDEKPGPWTNYLRFVGVDVQYFAALVFIDDSRPYAERTQERWLKQVEPIALTENKDKAQFSDISFSMLSTEDQLKADGELVHQYKVYLGPKRDDLLEPLNADYVMEVWSWISWLSKPMMWLLTRMHESLGFPYWLAIICLTIIVRGVLHPITRKQMASAKRMKELQPKLQELKKKHGDNREKMAQAQMELYREHNFNPFAGCLPVFMQMPIFIALYQGLRSTIDLRLAEFLWIDNLAAPDMLYTLGIQNLPFLGDYFYYFNLLPVITVLLFIVQNKILMPQPDPTDEMAVQTQKMMKFMMVFMGFMFYHVPSGLCVYFITSSIWSLCERKMIDFQHTPKPTDVLDESPSTIRPHKKQDLITRNGDQKPEKDPGKVGGLWKRVLEAAEAKQQLQRDSDKSSKINDPYGKKKKKKR, encoded by the coding sequence ATGGATGATCGTAACCTAGTCAGATTTATCATCGCGTCTGCGATTGTGACTTTTTTCTGGTTCATTGTGGGCCCCAAATTGGGTTTGGTTCCACAACCGAAGCCACCCAAAAAAGCTCCTCAGCAGATCAATGCGCCCGTCGCTGACGAAGCTCAAGTCGATGCCGACAAGGCCGTTGTCGATGGAGCCGCGTCTAAAGAGGCCGCTGGCGACGCCTCGACTGCGAATGATAAAGCGACCGGCGAAAGCGAAGACGGCACATTAGCCGAAGCAGATTCTGTATCTGCCGCTGAGCCTGAAGATGCTCCGGAAAAGAAAGAGCTGGAGAAGTATCCAAATCGCAAGGTGGTTCTGGGAACGCTGGAGACCGAAACACCCTATTATATGCAAGTCGAATTGAATACTCAGGGGGCGACGGTTGAAGGAGCATGGCTCAACGACCCTCGTTACATGAATCTGGAAGACACATCGGAACCCCTTCGTCTACTGGGAGCAAATCCAGATGTCGCCCGACGATCGTTCGAAGTCTCTATCAAAGAAGTAGATGATCTTCTGGCTGGATATAATACCAGCCTCACGAAAGTCGACTGGAAGGTGACCAAAGAAGTTAAAGACGACAAGCTCGACATTCTAAAAGAAGTCGTTTTCCAATATCCGGTTCCAGATGGTTCGCTGGTTTTGGAAAAACGATACTGGCTGGAAGCGGTGACGACTCAGGATGGAATCGAGCCTTACAGTCATGAGACACGTGACAGCCGGCCTGAAGGCTATCTGCTCCGGTATGAATTGAAGATTCATAATCAACAGCAGCAAGCCAAAACGGTTCAGTATCGTATGCTAGGTCCGGTGGGTGTTCCGCTTGAAAATAAGATCGCGACTTATAAGTGGCGTGATATCAAATTTCAGTCCGAAGTCGAAGAAAACGATTTCGAAGGAACGACGATCAGTGCGACCGAGATTATAGACAAAGACGAAAAACCAGGACCTTGGACGAACTATCTCCGATTCGTGGGCGTCGATGTTCAGTATTTCGCCGCTCTTGTTTTCATTGATGATTCACGCCCGTATGCAGAACGAACTCAAGAGCGCTGGCTGAAACAGGTCGAGCCAATAGCGCTGACAGAGAATAAAGACAAAGCTCAATTTAGCGATATCAGCTTCAGTATGCTCTCAACTGAAGATCAGTTGAAAGCTGACGGTGAGTTGGTTCACCAATACAAAGTCTACCTGGGACCCAAGCGAGATGACTTGCTGGAACCACTTAATGCCGATTATGTGATGGAAGTCTGGTCCTGGATATCTTGGTTAAGTAAGCCAATGATGTGGTTGCTGACGCGCATGCACGAGTCACTCGGCTTTCCTTATTGGTTAGCCATCATCTGCCTTACGATCATTGTGCGTGGCGTATTACATCCCATCACGCGTAAGCAGATGGCCTCCGCAAAACGGATGAAAGAACTGCAGCCCAAGCTGCAGGAACTGAAAAAGAAACATGGTGACAACCGGGAGAAAATGGCTCAGGCACAGATGGAACTGTACCGGGAACATAACTTCAATCCGTTTGCCGGTTGCTTGCCAGTCTTTATGCAGATGCCGATCTTTATCGCCCTCTATCAGGGACTCCGCAGTACGATCGACCTCCGCCTGGCTGAATTCCTGTGGATCGACAACCTGGCGGCTCCGGACATGTTATACACGCTAGGAATCCAGAACCTGCCATTTCTGGGCGACTATTTCTATTACTTCAATTTACTGCCAGTGATCACAGTTCTGCTTTTCATCGTCCAAAACAAAATTCTGATGCCCCAACCGGATCCGACTGACGAGATGGCTGTTCAGACGCAGAAGATGATGAAGTTCATGATGGTCTTCATGGGTTTTATGTTCTATCACGTTCCTTCCGGCCTTTGCGTTTACTTCATCACTTCAAGTATCTGGAGTTTGTGTGAACGGAAAATGATTGATTTCCAGCACACGCCCAAGCCGACCGATGTTCTTGATGAGTCACCTTCAACGATCCGCCCTCACAAAAAACAGGATCTCATAACTCGAAATGGAGACCAGAAACCGGAGAAAGATCCGGGTAAAGTGGGCGGCTTATGGAAACGAGTCCTCGAAGCGGCCGAAGCGAAGCAGCAGTTACAGCGCGATAGTGACAAATCCTCTAAGATTAATGATCCCTACGGTAAAAAGAAAAAGAAGAAACGCTAA
- a CDS encoding sigma-54-dependent transcriptional regulator → MATKNGSLLIVDDDKHICEAMADYLRSLGYRTETASDCQEGINRLEESHFDAVICDVNLPDQDGFQLLEFGVENKPDTAIILLTGYGTIESAIEAIRIGAFDYLTKPVIDEELLLTIQRALSRKEIVEENKNLHSRLDEKFGLHNIIGQDYKMVRMFDVIESVADTRASVLILGENGTGKTITARSIHQLSNRKSKPFVEVACGALPENLLESELFGHVQGSFTGATSNKMGKFLQADGGTLFLDEIATASPSLQVKLLRVLQDREFEPVGSTETHKVDVRLVFATNSDLEEMVRNGEFRQDLYYRLNVISITQPPLRERISDIPLLIDHYLNMMNEQNGKSVDRFDDKAMQLMRSYSWPGNVRELVNVIERAVVLSKGDVIHAFELPENMHEDMNHAGFSANLTESGSLKTAMAAPERQIIIDALDSNGWNRQESAKMLGINRTTLYKKMKKYDIDFDKQMMMNQ, encoded by the coding sequence ATGGCGACTAAAAACGGCTCGTTGCTAATTGTTGATGACGACAAACATATTTGTGAGGCGATGGCCGACTACCTGCGTAGTCTTGGTTACCGCACGGAAACCGCGTCTGATTGCCAGGAAGGTATTAATCGGCTCGAGGAATCTCACTTTGATGCTGTCATTTGCGATGTGAATCTTCCAGATCAGGATGGTTTCCAACTCCTCGAGTTCGGTGTCGAAAATAAACCAGATACCGCGATCATCCTGCTAACGGGGTACGGCACAATCGAAAGTGCGATTGAAGCGATTCGCATTGGTGCATTCGATTATCTGACGAAGCCAGTCATCGATGAAGAATTACTCCTGACGATCCAACGGGCACTTAGCCGTAAAGAGATTGTCGAAGAAAACAAAAATCTGCACAGCCGTCTCGATGAGAAATTCGGCCTGCACAACATTATTGGACAGGACTACAAAATGGTCCGCATGTTCGATGTCATCGAAAGCGTGGCCGACACCCGGGCAAGCGTGCTCATTCTTGGTGAAAATGGAACCGGTAAAACAATCACCGCTCGCTCGATTCACCAACTGAGCAATCGTAAAAGTAAACCTTTCGTCGAAGTCGCCTGTGGTGCTCTTCCAGAAAACCTGTTGGAAAGTGAACTCTTCGGTCACGTCCAGGGTTCGTTTACGGGAGCGACATCGAACAAAATGGGCAAGTTCCTGCAAGCAGATGGTGGCACGCTATTCTTAGATGAAATTGCAACCGCTTCGCCCAGCCTGCAAGTCAAATTATTACGCGTCTTACAAGATCGCGAATTCGAACCCGTTGGTTCAACTGAAACACACAAAGTCGATGTCCGTCTTGTCTTCGCCACGAATTCGGATCTGGAAGAGATGGTCCGCAATGGTGAATTTCGTCAGGACCTCTATTACCGACTCAATGTCATCTCGATCACTCAACCTCCATTGCGGGAACGAATCAGCGATATTCCGTTGTTGATCGATCATTACCTGAACATGATGAATGAACAGAATGGAAAATCAGTCGACCGATTCGATGACAAAGCGATGCAGCTGATGAGAAGTTATTCCTGGCCGGGGAATGTCCGCGAATTGGTGAACGTCATCGAGCGAGCGGTCGTCCTGAGCAAAGGAGACGTCATCCATGCGTTCGAACTCCCAGAGAATATGCATGAAGACATGAACCATGCTGGTTTCTCTGCGAACCTCACTGAGTCCGGTTCACTAAAAACAGCGATGGCCGCTCCAGAGCGTCAGATCATCATCGACGCCCTCGATTCCAATGGCTGGAATCGTCAGGAATCAGCCAAGATGCTAGGTATTAACCGCACAACTCTGTATAAGAAAATGAAGAAGTACGATATCGACTTCGACAAACAAATGATGATGAATCAATAG
- a CDS encoding STAS domain-containing protein, whose amino-acid sequence MAEANEDFQLEWHGGTVVVIPAQDVESMRWDLIEQAAEIVMEPLKELEVPMVVFDLSDVSYFGSVFLALLLRCHKFVKARGGELVLCGASSMARELLRVTALDTIWAIYDTREEALEALE is encoded by the coding sequence ATGGCCGAAGCAAACGAAGATTTCCAACTGGAGTGGCACGGAGGCACTGTTGTCGTCATACCGGCACAGGATGTGGAATCAATGCGTTGGGATTTGATCGAACAGGCGGCCGAAATTGTCATGGAGCCTCTCAAAGAATTGGAAGTTCCGATGGTGGTCTTTGATTTGAGTGACGTTAGTTACTTCGGTTCAGTTTTCCTTGCCCTGCTACTGCGTTGTCATAAATTCGTCAAAGCTCGCGGCGGAGAACTTGTTCTCTGCGGAGCCAGCAGTATGGCCCGCGAGTTATTACGAGTGACGGCTCTGGACACGATCTGGGCGATTTACGATACACGCGAAGAAGCCCTCGAAGCTTTGGAATAG
- a CDS encoding LOG family protein yields the protein MNKKHSKTRPLVSETDVLTTEHEAVTEARQELIDEIKETADKLSRDGATTGDLKILSRALRELRYAFKVFTPYRQHRKVTVFGSARTKDVEPDFVQAEEFGRQMAEEEWMVLTGAGGGIMEAAHRGCGRELAMGVNILLPFEQDANPIINNDPKLVHLKYFFTRKLIFVKEVHAVALFAGGFGTQDEAFETLTLVQTGKRDLMPIVLVDAPDGDYWKGWEEFIKSKLLDKNLISPEDMSLYYRTNDVEDAVEEILNFYSVYNSMRFIKDQLVLRLHVEPPAEFIEKLNDNFSDILLSGKIERVPTHRFEADDAHLADLPRLGFKFNRRFIGRLRQMVDFINEGLGPLIEDDE from the coding sequence ATGAATAAAAAACATAGTAAGACTCGCCCGTTGGTTTCAGAAACAGACGTGCTGACAACGGAACACGAAGCAGTTACCGAGGCGCGGCAGGAACTCATTGATGAAATCAAAGAGACTGCCGATAAACTCTCACGTGACGGGGCCACGACAGGCGATCTGAAAATTCTGAGCCGTGCGCTGCGAGAACTTCGTTATGCGTTCAAAGTTTTTACCCCCTACCGTCAGCATCGCAAAGTAACCGTCTTCGGATCTGCACGCACAAAAGATGTCGAACCTGACTTTGTGCAAGCGGAAGAATTCGGTCGCCAGATGGCCGAAGAAGAATGGATGGTACTTACGGGTGCAGGCGGCGGTATTATGGAAGCGGCGCATCGAGGGTGCGGGCGCGAACTTGCGATGGGAGTGAATATTCTGCTCCCCTTTGAGCAGGATGCTAACCCGATCATTAATAATGATCCTAAGCTAGTGCACCTTAAATACTTCTTCACCCGCAAATTGATCTTCGTCAAAGAAGTACATGCGGTCGCACTGTTTGCCGGAGGTTTTGGAACGCAGGACGAAGCGTTCGAAACATTGACGTTGGTGCAGACCGGGAAGCGGGATCTCATGCCCATCGTCTTGGTCGATGCACCTGACGGCGACTACTGGAAAGGCTGGGAGGAATTCATCAAGTCGAAACTGCTCGATAAGAACCTGATCTCTCCCGAAGATATGTCGCTGTACTATCGAACCAATGATGTCGAGGATGCTGTTGAGGAAATTCTGAATTTCTATTCAGTCTATAATTCAATGCGGTTCATTAAGGACCAACTGGTGCTTCGTCTGCACGTCGAGCCACCGGCAGAATTCATTGAGAAACTGAATGACAACTTCAGCGATATTCTGCTCTCCGGGAAAATCGAACGCGTACCCACGCATCGCTTTGAAGCGGACGATGCCCACCTGGCGGATCTTCCCCGTCTGGGATTCAAATTTAATCGACGATTTATCGGTCGATTGCGGCAGATGGTTGATTTCATCAATGAAGGACTGGGACCACTCATCGAAGACGATGAGTAG
- a CDS encoding glycerol-3-phosphate dehydrogenase/oxidase, protein MNESAPILILGAGINGTAVARELALNNIPSCIVDEHDIAFGATSKSSRLIHGGLRYLEYADFKLVRESLQERNRLAKNAPQFIRPLRLHIPVASRFDGFMNAFSRFVNLSRVPGFKPLTRWMESNPDRGLYVIRTGLKLYDTFAANDQFPAHEVHRVGSAEAPPVDPQQYKWVCSYYDGQMWAVERFVLAMLEDTRQILAKQNHPFHVYSHHRVELKEGEARVLDHHGNCVHHWRPPMIINATGAWGDATLKSLNIPSDQLFLGTKGSHFFTRNRHLKSAIGKDALYAEASDGRPVFVLPVGDSIMVGTTDLPIEGSPEKALATAKELDYLLELTKELFPHIELTPAEIDFFYCGVRPLPYVPANSPSEISRGHAIHHQQVSLAGQGDVTLLTLIGGKLTTCRALAEDVANTVGQELNIQITQNSRDRLYPGAEEYPYSPSSLQELQERWATDFGLEIEEIKMLWELFGTRVRKVLETCLAEGETLTERIPDTLFPKAVVKWILQHEWVPHLEGLVNRRLMMLYDSPLKRESLVALANVMVEAKLLPSEKVDGEVESLVQTLSQMYGKQVF, encoded by the coding sequence ATGAATGAATCCGCACCCATCCTGATTCTGGGGGCTGGAATCAACGGGACGGCAGTGGCTCGAGAGCTGGCCCTGAATAATATTCCCAGCTGCATCGTCGACGAGCACGATATTGCCTTCGGGGCAACTTCAAAATCATCTCGTTTGATCCACGGCGGGCTGCGGTACCTCGAGTATGCCGACTTCAAACTCGTCCGCGAATCCTTACAGGAACGAAACCGGCTCGCAAAAAACGCCCCGCAATTCATTAGGCCGCTGCGGTTACATATTCCCGTGGCCTCGCGTTTCGACGGATTCATGAACGCGTTCTCGCGGTTTGTGAACTTGTCTCGGGTACCCGGATTCAAACCACTAACACGATGGATGGAAAGCAATCCCGATCGCGGTTTATACGTCATCCGCACCGGATTGAAATTGTACGATACCTTTGCTGCTAACGATCAGTTTCCAGCTCACGAAGTTCACCGAGTCGGATCAGCCGAAGCCCCACCTGTTGATCCGCAGCAGTATAAATGGGTCTGCAGTTATTATGATGGTCAAATGTGGGCAGTGGAGCGTTTCGTCCTGGCGATGCTCGAAGACACTCGCCAGATTCTGGCAAAACAGAATCATCCTTTTCATGTCTATTCTCATCATCGAGTTGAACTGAAAGAGGGTGAAGCGAGAGTGTTGGATCACCATGGGAATTGTGTCCATCATTGGCGACCTCCGATGATTATCAATGCCACTGGTGCCTGGGGCGATGCCACCCTCAAGAGTTTGAATATCCCTTCAGATCAGTTGTTCCTAGGGACAAAAGGTTCGCACTTCTTTACTCGCAATCGTCACTTGAAGTCAGCGATAGGAAAGGACGCCCTCTACGCTGAAGCATCCGATGGTCGTCCCGTTTTTGTTCTTCCGGTGGGGGACTCGATCATGGTGGGAACGACCGACCTTCCGATCGAAGGATCACCTGAAAAAGCGCTGGCTACAGCCAAAGAACTGGATTACCTGTTGGAGTTAACCAAAGAACTCTTTCCGCACATCGAACTGACTCCTGCGGAAATCGATTTCTTTTATTGCGGAGTTCGCCCCCTCCCCTATGTGCCGGCAAACAGCCCGTCGGAGATCTCGCGGGGGCATGCTATTCATCACCAACAGGTGTCGTTGGCAGGTCAGGGCGATGTGACGTTGCTGACCCTCATTGGAGGAAAGTTGACAACTTGCCGCGCTCTTGCCGAAGATGTTGCCAATACGGTCGGCCAAGAGTTGAATATCCAGATTACTCAGAACAGCCGCGACCGCCTTTATCCCGGAGCGGAAGAATATCCTTACTCACCGTCATCGCTCCAGGAATTGCAGGAACGGTGGGCGACTGATTTTGGTCTGGAGATTGAAGAAATCAAAATGCTTTGGGAACTTTTTGGTACCCGTGTTCGTAAAGTGCTGGAGACCTGCCTTGCCGAAGGGGAGACTCTTACCGAGAGAATTCCCGATACGCTTTTTCCCAAGGCTGTTGTGAAATGGATCCTGCAACACGAATGGGTTCCTCACCTGGAAGGGTTGGTGAATCGTCGTTTAATGATGTTGTATGATTCTCCACTCAAGCGGGAATCCTTAGTGGCACTAGCCAACGTGATGGTCGAAGCCAAACTACTACCATCAGAAAAAGTCGACGGCGAAGTCGAGTCACTCGTCCAGACGCTAAGCCAGATGTACGGTAAACAAGTATTTTGA
- a CDS encoding metallophosphoesterase family protein — protein sequence MKAIISDIHGNLEALQAVLEDIKSNSINEIYCLGDIVGYGPNPRECVDLVIEHCAVTILGNHDQGALFDPEGFNAGAERAIFWTRKMLESGDPVNNERRWEFLGERPRMHRDDNFMFVHGSARNPLNEYVFPEDVCIQSKMERIFALVDQYCFQGHTHIPGVFTDDYGFKSPEEINFEHTLDQRKTLINVGSVGQPRNGDSRSSYVILDGQKVSFKRVEYDLEITAQKIYDEQDLDDYLGDRLRSGK from the coding sequence TTGAAAGCAATCATCAGCGACATCCATGGCAACCTGGAAGCTCTTCAGGCTGTACTGGAAGATATCAAATCCAATTCGATCAACGAGATCTATTGCCTGGGTGACATTGTCGGATATGGACCTAACCCACGCGAATGTGTCGATCTGGTGATCGAACATTGTGCTGTAACAATCCTCGGGAACCACGATCAGGGAGCCCTGTTTGATCCTGAAGGATTCAATGCCGGCGCGGAACGGGCGATCTTCTGGACCAGAAAAATGCTGGAATCTGGAGATCCCGTGAATAACGAACGACGTTGGGAATTTCTCGGCGAACGACCTCGCATGCATCGTGATGATAATTTCATGTTTGTGCATGGTTCGGCCCGTAATCCACTCAATGAATATGTCTTCCCGGAAGATGTGTGCATTCAAAGTAAAATGGAGCGAATCTTCGCACTGGTGGATCAGTACTGTTTCCAGGGACATACGCACATTCCGGGTGTCTTTACCGACGATTACGGTTTTAAGTCTCCCGAAGAAATCAATTTCGAACACACCCTCGACCAGCGTAAGACACTCATCAACGTTGGCTCGGTTGGGCAACCACGTAACGGCGATAGTCGATCCTCTTACGTTATTCTGGATGGCCAGAAAGTCAGTTTTAAACGAGTCGAATACGACCTCGAAATCACCGCACAAAAAATCTACGACGAACAAGACCTCGATGATTATCTGGGCGACCGTCTACGTAGTGGCAAATAA
- a CDS encoding NAD-dependent epimerase/dehydratase family protein: protein MKALVTGGSGFIGLYMVEQLVQNGVDVRVLSRRTLPEFAQLGIEHIAGDLSNSELIRSAVKGVDVVFHVAGMTGIWGPWRKFYQVNVQSTREIIKACQENGVPRLIYTSSPSVIFDGSSHENVDETCPYPTEHLCHYSHTKAMGEQLVLESNGQGGLLTAAIRPHLVWGPRDQSLTPRVIEKATKGKLRRVGDGENLISVSYVENVAAAHLQLADSLHEGSPTAGQVYFINDPEPVKLWDWIDNLLKESGVSPLKKSVSAKTAYRAGRMLEMMYTFLPFKGEPPMTRFMASQLSQSHYYSIEKAQRDFNYTPIVSIEEGMKRWKSELKQYRDSK, encoded by the coding sequence ATGAAGGCACTGGTAACCGGCGGAAGTGGATTCATTGGTTTGTATATGGTCGAACAACTCGTTCAGAACGGGGTCGATGTTCGTGTTCTTTCTCGGCGTACATTACCCGAGTTCGCACAGTTAGGCATCGAACATATCGCGGGCGATCTCAGTAACAGTGAACTCATTCGTTCTGCGGTCAAAGGTGTCGACGTCGTCTTTCACGTCGCGGGGATGACCGGTATCTGGGGGCCGTGGCGGAAGTTTTATCAGGTCAACGTGCAAAGCACGCGTGAGATCATCAAGGCGTGCCAGGAGAATGGCGTACCAAGGTTGATCTACACGAGCTCTCCAAGTGTGATCTTTGATGGATCATCGCACGAGAACGTCGATGAAACATGTCCCTATCCGACAGAGCATCTTTGTCATTACTCGCATACCAAAGCCATGGGTGAACAACTGGTACTAGAGTCAAACGGGCAGGGGGGCCTGTTGACGGCAGCGATCCGACCGCACCTTGTCTGGGGGCCGCGCGATCAAAGCTTGACCCCGCGTGTCATCGAGAAAGCAACCAAGGGGAAACTTCGCCGCGTCGGTGACGGAGAGAACCTGATCTCCGTCTCCTACGTCGAGAATGTTGCCGCCGCTCATCTTCAACTGGCGGATTCATTGCATGAGGGCTCTCCAACGGCCGGGCAGGTATATTTCATCAACGACCCTGAACCGGTCAAACTCTGGGATTGGATTGACAACCTGCTGAAAGAGTCAGGTGTGTCTCCTTTGAAAAAATCGGTTTCGGCAAAGACGGCTTACCGGGCGGGGAGAATGCTCGAAATGATGTACACTTTCCTGCCTTTCAAGGGGGAACCACCGATGACCCGATTTATGGCGTCGCAATTGAGTCAGTCGCACTATTACTCGATCGAGAAAGCCCAACGTGATTTCAACTACACTCCCATCGTTTCGATCGAGGAAGGCATGAAGAGGTGGAAGAGCGAATTGAAGCAGTATCGCGATTCAAAATAG